From Anaerolineae bacterium, one genomic window encodes:
- a CDS encoding GNAT family N-acetyltransferase, with product MQVQHYHDVGTFDILRPEWNHLVSTSSTNEVFLTIEWQESWWRHLGEGELWVTTVRDPAGALLAIFPCHVLEANGRRILRFIGCVEVTDYLDLILAKGHEEALLPLFVECLLGPAAPPWDKVELCNIPQASATLRLLPELAGAAGLSVDVRQRDVCPVIPLPTSWEAYLMMLDKKQRHEIRRKLRRAQGEAVLEWYIVGPAHDFERELDIFIELHRKSRPDKHAFMTPRTEAFFRAMARALFDAGWLQLSHLMLDGRHEASMLSFDYDNAVLLYNSGFDPEGHPHLSPGNVLIALCIQHAIELGRREFDFLRGDEEYKYRFGARDTYVYQIEMERR from the coding sequence ATGCAGGTTCAACACTATCACGACGTCGGCACATTCGATATCCTGCGTCCTGAATGGAATCATCTGGTCTCCACCAGCTCCACCAACGAGGTCTTCCTGACCATCGAGTGGCAGGAGTCCTGGTGGCGGCATTTGGGAGAGGGCGAGCTGTGGGTCACGACCGTGCGGGACCCCGCCGGCGCGCTCCTCGCCATCTTCCCCTGCCATGTGCTCGAGGCCAACGGCCGGCGGATACTGCGCTTCATCGGCTGTGTCGAGGTGACCGATTACCTTGACCTCATCCTGGCGAAGGGGCATGAGGAGGCCCTGCTCCCGCTCTTCGTCGAATGTCTGCTGGGGCCGGCCGCGCCGCCGTGGGATAAGGTCGAGCTGTGCAATATCCCACAGGCATCCGCCACCCTGCGGCTTCTGCCGGAGCTGGCCGGCGCGGCCGGCCTCTCGGTGGATGTCCGCCAGAGGGATGTCTGCCCCGTAATCCCCCTGCCGACGAGCTGGGAAGCATACCTGATGATGCTGGACAAGAAACAGCGGCATGAGATCCGCCGCAAACTGCGCCGGGCGCAGGGCGAGGCAGTGCTGGAATGGTATATCGTCGGGCCGGCGCACGATTTCGAGCGGGAGCTGGACATCTTCATAGAACTGCACCGCAAGAGCCGGCCGGATAAGCATGCCTTTATGACGCCGCGCACCGAGGCCTTCTTCCGCGCCATGGCGCGCGCCTTGTTCGATGCCGGCTGGCTCCAGCTCAGCCATCTGATGCTGGACGGCCGGCATGAGGCCTCCATGCTCTCCTTCGACTATGATAACGCCGTTCTGCTGTACAACTCGGGGTTCGACCCCGAGGGTCACCCGCATCTCAGCCCGGGCAATGTGCTGATCGCCCTCTGCATCCAGCATGCCATCGAACTGGGCCGGCGCGAGTTTGACTTCTTGCGCGGCGACGAGGAATATAAGTACCGTTTCGGCGCCCGCGATACCTATGTGTACCAGATCGAGATGGAGCGTCGTTGA
- a CDS encoding glycosyltransferase, translated as MRVCMLSVHTCPLATLGGKETGGMNVYVRDLSRELGRRGYQVDVFTRLQNPDRPRVTDRLGYGARVIHVKAGPPAPYNKYALYDHLDEFIAGVDAFARQEGIRYDIIHSHYWLSGKVAICLRERWGVPFIQMFHTLGHMKNSVAQRPEEYEPERRLIVETELMREADALVAATPLEKAQMTWLYGADPTRIHVIPCGVDTEQFYPQPRQWAKSCLGLSQHQRMILFVGRIEPLKGIDTLLHAVAVLIQRRPEWAEDLVVTIVGGDPDQPPEKMDAEMARLHALRAELGIANVVTFRGAQAQDILPCYYSAAEVVVVPSHYESFGMVALEAMACGTPVIASKVGGMAFTVQDGVTGFHIPYRDHQALAERLEQILLDPALQARLGRQAVEWARQYSWSRIADQITALYAEVRREALPARRRTASSRGLACSS; from the coding sequence CTGCGTGTGTGCATGTTGAGCGTGCATACCTGCCCGCTGGCCACATTGGGCGGCAAAGAGACGGGCGGCATGAATGTCTATGTGCGCGACCTATCGCGCGAGCTGGGCCGGCGCGGCTACCAGGTGGATGTCTTCACCCGCCTGCAGAACCCGGACCGCCCGCGGGTCACCGACCGCCTGGGGTATGGTGCCCGCGTGATTCACGTCAAGGCCGGCCCGCCGGCGCCGTACAACAAATATGCCCTGTACGATCATCTGGACGAGTTCATTGCCGGCGTGGATGCCTTCGCGCGCCAGGAAGGCATCCGCTATGACATCATCCACAGCCATTACTGGCTGTCCGGCAAGGTGGCCATCTGCTTGCGCGAGCGGTGGGGCGTGCCCTTCATCCAGATGTTTCATACGCTGGGGCATATGAAGAACAGCGTTGCCCAACGGCCGGAGGAGTATGAGCCGGAGCGCCGGCTGATCGTGGAAACGGAACTCATGCGGGAGGCTGACGCGCTGGTGGCCGCCACGCCGCTGGAGAAGGCCCAGATGACCTGGCTGTACGGCGCTGACCCGACCCGTATCCATGTCATCCCATGCGGTGTGGACACGGAGCAGTTCTATCCCCAGCCGCGGCAGTGGGCCAAGAGCTGTCTGGGATTGTCCCAGCACCAGCGCATGATCCTGTTCGTCGGGCGCATTGAACCGCTGAAAGGCATTGACACGCTCCTGCACGCCGTGGCAGTGCTGATCCAGCGCCGGCCGGAATGGGCGGAAGACCTTGTAGTGACCATTGTGGGAGGCGACCCGGACCAGCCGCCTGAAAAAATGGACGCGGAGATGGCCCGCCTGCACGCCCTGCGCGCCGAGCTGGGCATCGCGAACGTGGTCACCTTCCGGGGTGCGCAGGCGCAGGATATCCTGCCCTGCTACTACTCCGCCGCCGAGGTGGTGGTTGTGCCGTCTCATTACGAATCGTTCGGCATGGTGGCGCTGGAGGCCATGGCCTGCGGCACGCCGGTCATCGCTTCGAAGGTCGGTGGGATGGCCTTCACCGTCCAGGACGGCGTGACCGGCTTCCATATCCCGTACCGCGATCACCAGGCCCTGGCGGAGCGGCTGGAGCAGATCCTGCTGGACCCTGCGCTTCAGGCGCGCCTGGGCCGGCAGGCCGTCGAATGGGCCCGCCAGTACAGTTGGTCGCGCATTGCCGACCAGATCACGGCGCTGTACGCCGAGGTGCGGCGGGAGGCGCTCCCAGCACGCCGGCGCACGGCTTCCTCCCGGGGACTCGCCTGCTCATCCTAA